The following proteins come from a genomic window of Nicotiana tomentosiformis chromosome 12, ASM39032v3, whole genome shotgun sequence:
- the LOC138902762 gene encoding uncharacterized protein codes for MGSLAFIPVSERPLALDVQTLANQFVRLDISVPSRVLACTVARSSLSERIRDQQYNDSHLLVLRDTMWHGGAKQVTIEDDEVLRMQSRVYVPNVDGLRELVLEEAHSSRYWSQLIERRSSSDRFIGDSRLVLVVNRRSS; via the exons atgggcagccttgcattcattccagtCAGTGAAAGgccgcttgcattagatgttcagactttagccaaccagtttgtgaggttggatatttcggtgcccagtcgtgttctagcttgtacagtcgctcggtcttctttgtctgagcgcatcagagatcagcAGTATAACGACTCtcatttgttggtccttagggacacaatgtggcatggtggtgccaagcaggttactattgaaGATGAcgaagttttgaggatgcaaaGTCGTGTTTAtgtacctaatgtggatggacttcgtgagttggttcttgaagaggcccacagttcccg gtattggtcccagctgatcGAGAGACGTAGCAGCTCAGACCggttcatcggagactcaag GCTTGTACTTGTAGTAAATcgtagaagttcgtga